CTTCCATTTCGGCCTGCCGCGCGCGGAGGTGATCGCGGCGTTGCGGGCCAGGGGCGTGGTGACGCTCGCCACCGCGACGAACGTGGCGGAGGCGCGCGCGATCGCCGCGGCGGGGATCGACGGAATCGTCGCGCAGGGGATCGAGGCGGGCGGGCATCGCGGCCTGTTCGATGCCGACGCGGACGATCCGGCGCTGGGGACGATGGCGCTGGTGCCGCTGCTGGTGCGCGCGACGGCGCTGCCGGTGATCGCCGCGGGCGGCATCATGAACGGCGCGGGCATCGCCGCGGCACTCGATCTGGGTGCGGTAGCGGCGCAATTGGGCACGGCGTTCGTCGGCTGTGACGAATCGGCGGCGGATGCGGGCTATCGCGCGGCGCTATTCGGCGAAGCGGCGTACCGTACGGTAATGACGCGCGCGATCTCGGGACGCCCCGCGCGGGCGCTGGCGAACCTGTTCACCGCGCTGGGGGAGGGATGGGAGGCGGAGGTGCCCGATTATCCGCGCGCCTACGACGTGGGAAAGGCGCTTCACGCGGCGGCGCTGGCGTGTGGCGAGAGCGGTTTCGGCGCACAATGGGCGGGGCAGGGGGCGCCATTGGCGCGTGCGATGCCGGCGCGGGCGCTGGTGGAGACGCTGGCGCGCGAGTGGCGGGCGGCGTCGCGCGGGGCGTGACCGGCATGGCTAGCGTGTCCGTGCATTCACGACGTCGCACATTCGTTGCGGGCGAGTTTGCCGAACCGTGGACTCCGGAACATGTCCGGGGTGACGGGTGGGTCAACGGGGAGGTTGCACGCTGTCACCCGCCTTGCAGGTGCCGAGCGGCTCACTGATGCTTTCCCCGTCATGCCGGGCCCTTCGACAAGCTCAGGAAAGCCTTGTCCCGGCATCCACCGCTCCGCTCGGCAGTCTAACCGTTCCCCGGCGAAGGCCGCGGCCCAGTTGGCGTGGCTGCGCGATATAGTGCCGACCGTCCCCAGTTGAACCCCGGCCTTCGCGGGACGTTTTCAAAAGGCCATACCGTGCTCCTGCGCAGGCAGGAGCACGGGGTTGCCGGTCCCATAAGGTGTTGATGTGCTTGGCCCTAGGCTCCTGCCTGCGCAGGAGCACGGTGTGGGCTCGGTGCCGTTACACCCGTTTTGCAATGGTCGCGCCTTCGCCGGGGAACGGAGGAGGTTTCGGACTTGTGCAAAGGTCCCGCCTTCGCCGGGGAACGAGGAAGTGAGGTTCGTGGGCGGGGGCCAGATTTCCCGTACGTCGCCACGCTCGGCAACACACCGCGCAACGCGGGCCGGGGCGGCCGTGGCCGCCCCGGGTGCGATCAGGCGACGGCGGCCTTCAGCGCGTCGACCAGGTCGGTCTTTTCCCAGGTGAACAGCGCGCCCTCGGGGTCGCGGCCGAAGTGGCCGTAGGCGGCGGTCTTCGAATAGATCGGCGCGTTGAGCTTCAGGTGCTCGCGGATGCCCTTCGGCGTCAGGCGGACCAGCTTGGGCAGCGCGGCCTCCAGCTTCGCTTCCTCGACGGTGCCGGTGCCGTGCAGGTCGACATAGACCGACAGCGGCTCTGCGATGCCGATCGCGTAGGACAGCTGGATCGTGCAGCGACGCGCCAGCCCTGCGGCGACGACGTTCTTCGCCAGATAGCGCGCGACATAGGCGGCCGAGCGGTCGACCTTGGTCGGGTCCTTGCCGCTGAACGCGCCGCCGCCGTGCGGCGCGGCACCGCCGTAGGTGTCGACGATGATCTTGCGGCCCGTCACCCCCGCGTCGCCGTCCGGCCCGCCGATCTCGAACAGCCCGGTCGGGTTGACGTAGATCTTGCCCTCTTCGGGCAACCAGCCCTCGGGCAGGACGTCGGCGAAGACGCCCTTCACATAATCGCGCAGCTTCGCCTGGCCCGCCTCGTTCGACAGCTCGGCCGAATGCTGGGTCGAGACGACGAGCGCGGTCGCCTTGACCGGCATCTCGTTCTCATATTGCAGCGTCACCTGGCTCTTGGCGTCCGGCTCCAGGAACGGCGCCGCGCCCGAGTGGCGGTCGGCGGCCATGCGCTCCAGGATCTTGTGGCTGTAATAGAGCGTCGCGGGCATCAGGCCGGGCGTCTCGTCGGTCGCATAGCCGAACATGATGCCCTGGTCGCCGGCGCCCTCGTCCTTGTTGCCGCTCTCGTCCACGCCCATCGCGATGTGCGCCGACTGCGGGTGCAGGTTGTTCTCGAAACGGAAGGTCTGCCAGTGGAAGCCCGACTGCTCGTAGCCGATGCGCTTCACGGTATCGCGGACGGCCTTCTCGATCTCGTCCTTCACGCCCTCGGCCCAGTTGCCGTCGGCGTCCATGATCCCCTTGCCGCGGATTTCGCCCGCCAGCACGACGAGCTGCGTCGTCGTCAGCGTCTCGCACGCGACGCGCGCCTCGGGGTCCTTCGACAGGAACAGATCGACGATGGCGTCCGAAATCTGGTCAGCGACCTTGTCCGGATGGCCCTCGGACACCGACTCGGAGGTGAAGATGAACGACTGACGCATGGGCGCTCCGATAAAGAGATAACGATATAAAGATGCCTTTATGTCTTATCCCCGGCGGCGGCGCATTGCAATCGCCCCCGCGCACAGCAGCAGTGCGACGATCGCGGCCATCGCGTTGCCGACGCGGGCGAAGAGCGTCGGCGGGCGGGCGGGGGGCAGCGGCAGGTCGATCGCGCCCGCGCGGTGATGCGGCACGTTGCCCAGCACCTCGCCATCCGCGGAGATGACGGAG
The sequence above is drawn from the Sphingomonas adhaesiva genome and encodes:
- the metK gene encoding methionine adenosyltransferase, producing MRQSFIFTSESVSEGHPDKVADQISDAIVDLFLSKDPEARVACETLTTTQLVVLAGEIRGKGIMDADGNWAEGVKDEIEKAVRDTVKRIGYEQSGFHWQTFRFENNLHPQSAHIAMGVDESGNKDEGAGDQGIMFGYATDETPGLMPATLYYSHKILERMAADRHSGAAPFLEPDAKSQVTLQYENEMPVKATALVVSTQHSAELSNEAGQAKLRDYVKGVFADVLPEGWLPEEGKIYVNPTGLFEIGGPDGDAGVTGRKIIVDTYGGAAPHGGGAFSGKDPTKVDRSAAYVARYLAKNVVAAGLARRCTIQLSYAIGIAEPLSVYVDLHGTGTVEEAKLEAALPKLVRLTPKGIREHLKLNAPIYSKTAAYGHFGRDPEGALFTWEKTDLVDALKAAVA
- a CDS encoding NAD(P)H-dependent flavin oxidoreductase, producing the protein MWLDRLGCTLPIVQAPMAGVSTPAMAVAVSGAGALGSIGIGAADVAGAAAMIAGVRAGTARAFNVNVFVHPAPGVDPAREAAWIERLRAAFERFGAVPPEGLRTIYTSFADDDAMQAMLVEAAPPVVSFHFGLPRAEVIAALRARGVVTLATATNVAEARAIAAAGIDGIVAQGIEAGGHRGLFDADADDPALGTMALVPLLVRATALPVIAAGGIMNGAGIAAALDLGAVAAQLGTAFVGCDESAADAGYRAALFGEAAYRTVMTRAISGRPARALANLFTALGEGWEAEVPDYPRAYDVGKALHAAALACGESGFGAQWAGQGAPLARAMPARALVETLAREWRAASRGA